The Caulobacter sp. FWC26 genome contains a region encoding:
- a CDS encoding ABC transporter ATP-binding protein — translation MTDMLEDEDETGARKRALSNRQVLGFVARFWKRRPVLFGLGVGLTLVAVAFDLALPYASGHLVDTVATKPRGDAQAWSALAIFVGVYFAFAVVRNIAHRFWIPLAARNMEEMTNESFAKVQAFSSDWHADSFAGATVRKLTRAMWGYDSVTDAVTIWLGPGVIVLIGLSIAMLVRQPLAGVISLVVVAAYLTVNLVITERYVRPSNLKSNALDSKIGGALADAVTSNPTVKSFGAETREAERLAKVTAQWRDAVMITWNRFTDVWLGQNLLLVVLQAGLTGAMVWGWAQGTATPGDVAFAITAFMLMSGYLRNLGENIRMLQKGLDDTEDVAAWTRLAPQIADDPNAPDFQPGPGAIEFRDVTFRYKAAGAPLYDRFSLKIAPGERVALVGPTGSGKSTFVKLIQRLHDLQDGAVVIDGQDVSKVKQASLRRAIAVVPQDPALFHRTLFENIAYGKPDATREEVEDAAIKARAHEFILRLPKGYDTLVGERGVKLSGGERQRVAIARAFLADAPILVLDEATSSLDVETEGHVQAAAEALMEGRTTIVIAHRLSTVRGADRILVFQGGRVVEEGRHAELTAKGGVYARLNAISAGVV, via the coding sequence ATGACCGATATGCTCGAGGACGAAGACGAGACCGGCGCCCGGAAGCGCGCGCTGTCCAATCGCCAGGTGCTGGGCTTCGTCGCCCGGTTCTGGAAGCGGCGGCCGGTGCTGTTTGGCCTGGGCGTCGGCCTGACCCTGGTGGCCGTGGCCTTTGACCTGGCGCTGCCCTACGCCTCTGGCCACCTCGTGGACACGGTCGCCACCAAGCCGCGCGGCGATGCGCAAGCGTGGTCGGCGCTGGCGATCTTTGTCGGCGTCTATTTCGCCTTCGCGGTGGTGCGCAACATCGCTCACCGGTTCTGGATCCCGCTGGCGGCCCGGAACATGGAGGAGATGACCAACGAGAGCTTCGCCAAGGTGCAGGCGTTCTCGTCGGACTGGCACGCCGACAGCTTCGCCGGCGCGACCGTGCGCAAGCTGACCCGCGCCATGTGGGGCTATGACAGTGTCACCGACGCGGTGACCATCTGGCTGGGGCCGGGGGTCATCGTGCTGATCGGTCTCTCCATCGCCATGCTGGTGCGGCAGCCGCTGGCGGGCGTGATCTCGCTGGTCGTGGTGGCGGCCTACCTGACGGTGAACCTCGTCATTACCGAGCGCTATGTGCGGCCCAGCAACCTGAAGTCCAACGCGCTGGACTCCAAGATCGGTGGGGCCCTGGCCGATGCGGTGACCTCCAACCCGACGGTGAAGAGCTTCGGCGCCGAGACGCGCGAGGCCGAGCGTCTGGCCAAGGTCACGGCGCAGTGGCGCGACGCGGTGATGATCACCTGGAACCGCTTCACCGACGTGTGGCTGGGCCAGAACCTGCTGCTCGTGGTGCTGCAGGCCGGCCTGACCGGGGCCATGGTCTGGGGCTGGGCGCAGGGTACGGCCACGCCTGGCGACGTCGCCTTCGCCATCACCGCCTTCATGCTGATGAGCGGCTATCTGCGCAATCTCGGCGAGAACATCCGCATGCTGCAAAAGGGCCTGGACGATACCGAGGACGTCGCGGCCTGGACCCGCCTTGCGCCGCAGATCGCCGACGATCCGAACGCGCCCGACTTCCAGCCGGGACCTGGCGCGATCGAATTCAGGGACGTGACCTTCCGCTACAAGGCGGCCGGCGCGCCGCTGTACGACCGGTTCAGCCTGAAGATCGCCCCCGGCGAGCGGGTGGCGCTGGTCGGGCCGACGGGCTCAGGCAAATCGACCTTCGTCAAGCTGATCCAGCGTCTGCATGACCTGCAGGACGGGGCGGTGGTCATCGACGGCCAGGACGTCTCGAAGGTGAAGCAGGCCAGCCTGCGCCGCGCCATCGCGGTGGTGCCGCAGGACCCGGCGCTGTTCCACCGGACGCTGTTTGAGAACATCGCCTACGGCAAGCCGGACGCCACCCGCGAGGAGGTCGAGGACGCCGCCATCAAGGCCCGCGCCCACGAGTTCATTCTGCGCCTGCCCAAGGGCTACGATACCCTGGTCGGCGAGCGGGGCGTCAAGCTGTCGGGCGGCGAGCGCCAGCGGGTGGCCATCGCCCGCGCCTTCCTGGCCGACGCGCCGATCCTCGTCTTGGACGAGGCGACCTCGTCGCTGGACGTCGAGACCGAAGGCCACGTCCAGGCCGCCGCCGAGGCGCTGATGGAAGGCCGCACCACGATCGTCATCGCCCACCGCCTGTCGACGGTGCGCGGCGCCGACCGGATCCTGGTGTTCCAGGGCGGCCGCGTCGTCGAGGAAGGCCGCCACGCCGAACTGACGGCGAAGGGCGGGGTCTACGCCCGGCTGAACGCGATCAGCGCGGGGGTGGTTTGA
- a CDS encoding DUF4153 domain-containing protein, with product MDATRSRDAAILRLAIGLAQGVALFLLQKADESKAWPATQPMLYAPLLVCVLMVPLLPLAALSAMRRRNLLIWSAVATAVTAILAVHAAWVGAAPDRIGVSPLSPPLFLATAAMLFIAHHLVQPADAAGKAVAPYPAYFDLTWTNGVRLVLSLAFTGAFWLLLFLAAALFKLIGISAIGKLIGETAFAFPATGLMFAAAVHMAVQLTEARAGLVRGALTVGLTLLTWLLPLMVLIGGGFLATLPFTGLAPLWGTKAATALLLAAAAALILLINAAYQDGDEPPHLIPRLAARIAGLLLIPIVILAGYALWLRIDQYGLTPERVFAGVFLLVAIGFTIGYALAAVKPGPWMKPLERTNPLMAAVCVLLLIALFTPIADPARLSVASQVKRLETGKVAADKFDFQFLRFDAGRYGRDALDRLKTDPNGEIAKRAREAAASTERRVAAEEARPNFKAMAVYPAGKALPQSFVTQDWSKPSGSNCTFTAMQCPALVTDVDADGKDEVLLAEGDRLKVFAEGADQTWRLTSVATVGCESYDLEAWMKAGPPSLSEPVARRDLILDGRRLALQPASKDCEVSVKPPPR from the coding sequence ATGGACGCCACGCGATCGCGCGACGCCGCTATTCTGCGCCTGGCCATCGGTCTGGCCCAGGGCGTGGCGCTCTTCCTGCTGCAAAAGGCCGACGAGTCGAAGGCCTGGCCCGCGACGCAGCCGATGCTGTACGCGCCGCTGCTGGTCTGCGTGCTGATGGTCCCGCTGCTGCCCCTGGCGGCGCTGTCGGCCATGCGTCGGCGGAACCTGCTGATCTGGAGCGCCGTGGCCACCGCCGTCACGGCGATCCTGGCCGTCCACGCCGCCTGGGTCGGGGCCGCGCCTGACCGGATCGGCGTCAGCCCGCTGTCGCCGCCGCTGTTCCTGGCGACGGCCGCCATGCTGTTCATCGCCCACCATCTGGTCCAGCCCGCCGACGCGGCCGGCAAGGCCGTCGCGCCCTATCCCGCCTATTTCGACCTGACCTGGACCAACGGCGTGCGGCTGGTGCTGTCCCTGGCCTTCACCGGCGCCTTCTGGCTGCTGCTGTTCCTGGCCGCCGCGCTGTTCAAGCTGATCGGGATCTCGGCCATCGGTAAGCTGATCGGGGAAACCGCCTTCGCCTTCCCGGCCACCGGCCTGATGTTCGCCGCCGCCGTCCACATGGCCGTACAGCTGACCGAGGCGCGCGCGGGCCTAGTGCGTGGCGCCCTGACCGTGGGCCTGACCCTGCTCACCTGGCTCTTGCCGCTGATGGTGCTGATCGGCGGCGGGTTCCTGGCCACCCTGCCCTTCACGGGTCTTGCGCCGCTGTGGGGCACCAAGGCCGCCACCGCCCTGCTGCTGGCCGCCGCCGCCGCCCTGATCCTGCTGATCAACGCCGCCTATCAGGACGGCGACGAGCCGCCTCACCTGATCCCCCGCCTCGCGGCGCGGATCGCGGGCCTGTTGCTGATCCCGATCGTGATCCTGGCCGGCTATGCGCTATGGCTGCGGATCGACCAGTATGGCCTGACGCCCGAGCGGGTGTTCGCTGGCGTCTTCCTGCTGGTCGCCATAGGCTTCACGATCGGCTACGCGCTCGCCGCCGTGAAGCCTGGCCCCTGGATGAAACCGCTGGAGCGGACCAATCCGCTGATGGCGGCGGTTTGCGTCCTGCTGTTGATCGCCCTCTTCACCCCGATCGCCGACCCGGCGCGACTGTCGGTGGCGAGCCAGGTCAAGCGCCTGGAGACCGGCAAGGTGGCTGCGGACAAGTTCGACTTCCAGTTCCTGCGGTTTGACGCGGGGCGCTATGGTCGTGACGCTCTGGACCGCCTCAAGACGGATCCCAACGGTGAGATCGCCAAGCGGGCCCGGGAAGCCGCCGCCAGCACGGAAAGGCGCGTCGCGGCGGAAGAGGCTCGGCCGAACTTCAAGGCTATGGCCGTCTATCCGGCGGGCAAGGCTTTGCCCCAGAGCTTCGTCACGCAGGACTGGTCCAAGCCCTCGGGCTCGAACTGCACCTTCACGGCCATGCAGTGCCCGGCGCTGGTCACCGACGTCGACGCCGACGGCAAGGACGAGGTCCTGCTGGCCGAGGGCGATCGCTTGAAGGTCTTCGCTGAAGGCGCGGATCAGACCTGGCGGCTCACCTCAGTGGCGACGGTGGGCTGCGAGAGCTACGACCTGGAGGCCTGGATGAAGGCCGGGCCGCCGAGCCTGAGCGAGCCCGTCGCGCGTCGCGATCTGATCCTGGACGGCCGACGCCTAGCGCTCCAGCCGGCCAGCAAGGATTGCGAGGTCAGCGTCAAACCACCCCCGCGCTGA
- a CDS encoding iron chaperone, translated as MMKPPAASVDDYLAKLPADRRAALETLRSQIRAAAPEAIEAISYGLPTFKLNGNLVHFGAAAKHCAFYPGAVMDVFAERLAGFETAKGTIRFQPEAPLPPALVADIVRHCVVRNAQVVAERKARKRKA; from the coding sequence ATGATGAAGCCGCCCGCCGCGTCCGTTGACGACTATCTGGCCAAGCTGCCCGCCGACCGGCGGGCGGCGTTGGAGACCCTCCGCAGCCAGATCCGGGCGGCGGCCCCAGAGGCGATCGAGGCGATCAGCTATGGCCTGCCGACCTTCAAGCTGAACGGCAATCTCGTCCACTTCGGCGCGGCGGCCAAGCACTGCGCCTTCTATCCCGGCGCGGTGATGGACGTGTTCGCCGAGCGTCTGGCCGGCTTCGAGACCGCCAAGGGCACGATCCGCTTCCAGCCGGAAGCGCCGCTGCCGCCGGCGTTGGTCGCGGACATTGTCCGCCATTGTGTGGTGCGGAACGCGCAGGTCGTGGCCGAGCGGAAGGCTAGGAAGAGGAAGGCTTAG
- the ppk2 gene encoding polyphosphate kinase 2, with product MSKSEDYETELVQLQLALIALQKKAIETGDKILVVFEGRDAAGKDGVIARITEHLSRRATTVVALPKPTDRERSEWYFQRYVDWLPACGETVLFNRSWYNRAGVERVMGFSTPQQQEQFLRDVPAFERMLVENGLRYVKFWLDISRDEQAKRLKARREDPLKAFKTSDLDKVAEEKWDDYTAARDDMLMRTHSDVAPWICVRADHKKAARLNVIRWLLHAAGDKKVVKGVAKPDPDVIFPFEPAALEDGRLAR from the coding sequence ATGAGCAAGTCCGAAGACTATGAAACCGAACTCGTCCAGCTGCAGCTGGCGCTGATCGCCTTGCAGAAAAAGGCGATCGAGACCGGCGACAAGATCCTGGTCGTGTTCGAAGGGCGCGACGCCGCCGGCAAGGACGGCGTGATCGCCCGGATCACCGAGCACCTTTCGCGACGGGCCACCACCGTCGTGGCCCTTCCCAAGCCCACCGACCGAGAACGCAGCGAATGGTACTTCCAGCGTTATGTCGACTGGCTGCCCGCCTGCGGCGAGACGGTGCTGTTCAATCGCTCCTGGTACAACCGCGCCGGCGTTGAACGGGTGATGGGGTTCTCGACGCCGCAGCAGCAGGAGCAGTTCCTGCGCGACGTGCCGGCCTTCGAGCGGATGCTGGTCGAGAACGGGCTGCGCTATGTGAAGTTCTGGCTGGACATCAGCCGCGACGAGCAGGCCAAGCGCCTGAAGGCCCGTCGCGAAGACCCGTTGAAGGCCTTCAAGACCAGCGATCTCGACAAGGTCGCCGAGGAGAAGTGGGACGACTACACCGCCGCCCGCGACGACATGCTGATGCGAACCCACAGCGATGTCGCGCCCTGGATCTGCGTCCGCGCCGACCACAAGAAGGCCGCGCGGCTGAACGTCATCCGCTGGCTGCTGCATGCGGCGGGCGACAAGAAGGTCGTGAAGGGCGTGGCCAAGCCCGATCCGGACGTGATCTTCCCGTTCGAGCCGGCGGCGCTGGAGGACGGAAGACTGGCGCGGTAG
- a CDS encoding 16S rRNA (uracil(1498)-N(3))-methyltransferase has protein sequence MIRLFVPNDLSAGAGVVPTVDQSRYLTSVMRLSIGAELLLFNGRDGEWRATIVEATKRGCLLKAEEQTRPMALGPDLDLIVAMVKRGRVETIVEKAAELGARRVRLTITRRTNVDFVKLGRLDAIAMEAAEQTGRLDVPEVADPEKLDKILDSWDPARRLVFCDEGGDARPMIEALAGTGDPAAILIGPEGGFAPEERERLRGLSFVTPVSLGPRILRADTAAISAMTLWQAAAGDWR, from the coding sequence ATGATCCGTCTCTTCGTTCCCAACGATCTGTCCGCTGGCGCGGGCGTCGTCCCGACCGTCGACCAGTCGCGCTATCTGACTTCGGTGATGCGCTTGTCCATCGGCGCGGAACTTCTGCTGTTCAACGGCCGCGACGGCGAGTGGCGCGCCACCATCGTCGAGGCCACCAAGCGCGGTTGCCTGCTGAAGGCCGAGGAACAGACGCGGCCGATGGCGCTGGGTCCCGACCTTGATCTGATCGTCGCCATGGTCAAGCGCGGCCGCGTCGAGACGATCGTCGAAAAGGCCGCCGAGCTGGGCGCGCGCCGGGTGCGCCTGACGATCACCCGGCGGACGAATGTCGATTTCGTCAAGCTGGGTCGCCTGGACGCCATCGCCATGGAGGCCGCCGAGCAGACTGGTCGCCTGGACGTGCCCGAGGTCGCCGACCCCGAGAAATTGGACAAGATTCTCGACAGCTGGGATCCGGCGCGTCGCCTGGTGTTCTGCGACGAGGGCGGCGACGCGCGGCCGATGATCGAGGCCTTGGCGGGAACCGGTGATCCGGCCGCCATTCTGATCGGACCCGAAGGCGGCTTTGCGCCAGAGGAGCGCGAGCGTCTGCGCGGGCTTTCCTTCGTCACGCCGGTGTCGCTTGGGCCACGCATCCTGCGCGCCGACACGGCGGCCATTTCGGCCATGACCCTGTGGCAGGCCGCCGCCGGGGATTGGCGCTAG
- a CDS encoding glutamate--cysteine ligase, giving the protein MADTASVQERQLTLDDLTAYFAKGCKPKEAFRVGAEHEKFGFYLGSHEPVPYEGDKGVHALLTGLQRFGWTPVMEGEVIIGLERNGANVSLEPGGQFELSGAPLSTMHEICEETGQHLDEVKTVADELGLGFTGLGFSPKWTRAEVPVMPKGRYVIMRNYMPKVGNLGLDMMLRTCTVQANLDFSSEADMVAKFRMSLALQPIATALFANSPFTEGKPNGFLSARANVWTDTDPNRTGLLDFVFEDGFDFERYARYALDVPMYFVKRGDKYIDVAGRSFRDFIEGKLPELPGEIATMKDFADHTTTAFPEVRLKTYLEMRGADAGPWSRLCALPALWTGVFYDDAALAAAWDLCKDWTIEDREGLRRDVPKLGLKAKVAGRTAQDVAKDFVAIARSGLKNRALLNGGFLDETIYLGELEQIAESGITPAEKLLSLYNGAWGGDIDRVFTDCAY; this is encoded by the coding sequence ATGGCCGACACCGCTAGCGTCCAGGAGCGTCAACTGACGCTCGACGATCTGACCGCGTACTTCGCCAAGGGCTGCAAGCCCAAGGAGGCCTTCCGCGTAGGGGCCGAGCACGAGAAGTTCGGCTTCTATCTGGGCTCGCACGAGCCGGTTCCCTACGAGGGCGACAAGGGCGTCCACGCCCTGCTGACCGGCCTGCAGCGCTTCGGCTGGACGCCGGTCATGGAAGGCGAGGTCATCATTGGCCTGGAGCGAAACGGGGCCAATGTCAGCCTCGAGCCGGGCGGTCAGTTCGAGCTTTCGGGCGCGCCGCTCTCGACCATGCACGAGATCTGCGAGGAGACCGGCCAGCACCTGGACGAGGTCAAGACCGTCGCCGACGAACTGGGCCTGGGCTTCACCGGTCTGGGCTTCTCGCCGAAGTGGACCCGCGCCGAGGTCCCCGTGATGCCCAAGGGGCGTTACGTGATCATGCGCAACTACATGCCCAAGGTCGGTAATCTGGGTCTCGACATGATGCTGCGCACCTGCACGGTGCAGGCCAATCTCGACTTCTCCAGCGAAGCCGACATGGTCGCCAAGTTCCGGATGAGTCTGGCGCTGCAACCGATCGCCACGGCCCTGTTCGCCAACTCTCCGTTCACGGAAGGCAAGCCCAACGGCTTCCTCTCCGCCCGCGCCAATGTGTGGACCGACACCGATCCGAACCGCACGGGCCTGCTGGACTTCGTGTTCGAGGACGGCTTCGATTTCGAGCGCTACGCCCGCTACGCGCTGGACGTGCCGATGTATTTCGTCAAGCGCGGCGACAAGTACATCGACGTGGCCGGCCGGTCCTTCCGCGATTTCATCGAAGGCAAGCTGCCCGAGTTGCCGGGCGAGATCGCCACGATGAAGGACTTCGCCGACCATACCACGACGGCTTTCCCCGAAGTGCGGCTGAAGACCTATCTGGAGATGCGCGGCGCCGACGCCGGGCCGTGGAGCCGCCTCTGCGCCCTGCCCGCCTTGTGGACCGGCGTCTTCTACGATGACGCTGCGCTCGCGGCGGCCTGGGACCTTTGCAAGGACTGGACGATCGAGGACCGCGAAGGCCTGCGCCGCGATGTGCCCAAGCTCGGCCTCAAGGCCAAGGTCGCGGGTCGCACGGCCCAGGATGTCGCCAAGGACTTCGTGGCCATCGCGAGATCGGGTCTGAAGAACCGCGCCCTGCTGAACGGCGGCTTCCTCGACGAGACGATCTATCTGGGCGAACTGGAACAGATCGCCGAGAGCGGGATCACCCCGGCCGAGAAGTTGCTGTCGCTGTACAACGGCGCCTGGGGCGGCGACATCGACCGCGTGTTCACCGACTGCGCGTACTAG
- a CDS encoding DUF427 domain-containing protein: MTTLDESHPIALTRAPGVVRVLFEGHEIADSDDALILQEAHYPPVYYFPRDDVRMAFLRPTDKSTHCPYKGQATYFTIYRDRQIIEDAVWSYEAPPPP, translated from the coding sequence ATGACGACCCTGGACGAAAGTCACCCCATCGCCCTCACCCGCGCGCCCGGCGTGGTCCGGGTGCTCTTCGAGGGCCACGAGATCGCCGACAGCGATGACGCCCTGATCCTTCAGGAAGCTCACTACCCGCCGGTCTATTATTTCCCGCGCGACGACGTGCGAATGGCGTTCCTGCGGCCGACCGACAAGAGCACGCACTGTCCGTACAAGGGCCAGGCCACCTATTTCACGATCTATCGAGATCGCCAGATCATCGAGGATGCGGTGTGGTCCTATGAGGCCCCGCCCCCGCCCTGA
- a CDS encoding peptide MFS transporter: MNIVIAVGILVTLVTGIPVLVQLLKGHPRGLIICFLAEMWERFSYYGMRAILIFYLTQHFLFDPKAASGHYGSYTALVYLVPLIGGFLADKWLGTRKAVAFGAVLLVAGHLAMAIEGKPAVQTLTYQGATYEFQAEGRGQNREAKLVVDGKAYEVAATKVGDFEIKGLPANAPLPAVLPKADYKLDVTGRDPLYLNIFWFSLSLIILGVGFLKPNISTIVGQLYPQGDPRRDPGFTLYYYGINLGSFWASILCGLLGVNVGWWAGFGLAGVGMLAGFIVFVLGKPWLDGKAEPPEPKVLKEKVAGPINRELAIYALSLVGLVGIFFLVQFNAIVGVALNIGILASLAYIGWFMFTKCAKEERERLALAVFLIFGAVVFWTLFEQAGSSLSLFAATNVQLDLVREPVRLFGGAVTLATPEQLAKAGIDAASTFWVNTSFNAPQTQALNAGWILIFAPVFAAIWTFLGARGKDPNPVIKFGLALIQVGAGFLLLQWGSTFADGAFKLPLIFLVLMYMLHTTGELCMSPVGLSQMTKLSPASVVSFMMAVWFMAVAIAQWVGGKIAGLAATETVGGQVLDPGAALAASLKVFNVIGLVSVVIGIGFLLLSPVLKKWSHGADDVDRAKTA, from the coding sequence ATGAACATCGTTATCGCCGTGGGTATTCTGGTCACGCTCGTGACCGGCATCCCGGTCCTTGTCCAATTGCTGAAAGGCCATCCGCGCGGCCTGATCATCTGTTTCCTGGCCGAGATGTGGGAGCGCTTCTCCTACTACGGCATGCGCGCCATCCTGATCTTCTATCTGACCCAGCATTTCCTGTTCGATCCCAAGGCTGCGTCGGGCCACTACGGGTCCTACACCGCGCTGGTTTATCTGGTGCCGCTGATCGGCGGCTTCCTGGCCGACAAGTGGCTGGGCACCCGCAAGGCCGTCGCGTTCGGCGCCGTGCTGCTGGTCGCCGGCCACCTGGCCATGGCGATCGAGGGCAAGCCGGCTGTCCAGACCCTGACCTATCAGGGGGCGACCTACGAATTCCAGGCCGAGGGCCGGGGCCAGAATCGCGAGGCCAAGCTGGTGGTCGACGGCAAGGCCTATGAGGTCGCCGCCACCAAGGTCGGCGATTTCGAGATCAAGGGTCTGCCCGCCAATGCGCCGCTGCCGGCCGTGCTGCCCAAGGCGGACTACAAGCTGGACGTGACCGGTCGCGACCCGCTGTACCTGAACATCTTCTGGTTCTCGCTGTCGCTGATCATCCTGGGCGTCGGCTTCCTGAAGCCGAACATCTCGACCATCGTCGGCCAGCTCTATCCGCAGGGCGACCCGCGTCGCGATCCAGGCTTTACCCTCTACTACTACGGCATCAATCTGGGCTCGTTCTGGGCCTCGATCCTGTGTGGTCTGTTGGGCGTCAATGTCGGCTGGTGGGCGGGCTTTGGCCTGGCCGGCGTCGGCATGCTGGCCGGCTTCATCGTCTTCGTGCTGGGCAAGCCCTGGCTGGACGGCAAGGCCGAGCCGCCGGAGCCCAAGGTGCTGAAGGAAAAGGTCGCCGGCCCGATCAATCGCGAACTGGCCATCTACGCCCTTTCGCTGGTGGGCCTGGTCGGGATCTTCTTCCTGGTGCAGTTCAACGCCATCGTCGGCGTCGCCCTGAACATCGGCATCCTGGCTTCGCTGGCCTATATCGGCTGGTTCATGTTCACCAAGTGCGCCAAGGAAGAGCGCGAGCGCCTCGCGCTGGCGGTGTTCCTGATCTTCGGCGCGGTGGTGTTCTGGACCCTGTTCGAGCAGGCCGGTTCGTCGCTGAGCCTGTTCGCCGCCACCAATGTTCAGCTGGACCTCGTCCGCGAGCCCGTCCGCCTGTTCGGCGGCGCGGTGACGCTGGCGACGCCCGAGCAACTGGCCAAGGCGGGCATCGATGCGGCATCGACCTTCTGGGTGAACACCAGCTTCAACGCCCCGCAGACCCAGGCGCTGAACGCCGGCTGGATCCTGATCTTCGCGCCCGTGTTCGCGGCGATCTGGACCTTCCTCGGGGCGCGCGGCAAGGACCCGAACCCGGTCATCAAGTTCGGCCTGGCTCTGATCCAGGTCGGCGCCGGCTTCCTGCTGCTGCAGTGGGGCTCCACCTTCGCGGACGGCGCCTTCAAGCTGCCGCTGATTTTCCTGGTGCTGATGTACATGCTGCACACCACCGGCGAGCTGTGCATGTCGCCGGTCGGCCTGTCGCAGATGACCAAGCTGTCGCCCGCCTCGGTGGTGTCGTTCATGATGGCCGTCTGGTTCATGGCTGTGGCCATCGCCCAGTGGGTCGGCGGCAAGATCGCGGGCCTGGCGGCGACCGAGACGGTCGGCGGTCAGGTGCTCGATCCCGGCGCGGCCCTCGCTGCATCGTTGAAGGTCTTCAACGTCATCGGCCTGGTGTCGGTGGTGATCGGGATCGGCTTCCTGCTGCTTTCGCCGGTCCTCAAGAAGTGGTCGCATGGCGCCGACGACGTCGACCGCGCGAAGACAGCCTAA
- a CDS encoding GNAT family N-acetyltransferase — MRRVSTPLAIADLAAPDGAALLALNNAHAIELSWLEPERLAHLVGQAFLARRVGAADALLLTFDQDADYDSPNFLWFRARYPRFVYVDRVVVADSARGRGLAKALYDDLFAAARSAGHERIVCEVNSDPPNPASDAFHAALGFVPVGTAEIQGGKKTVTYLERRL; from the coding sequence GTGAGGCGAGTTTCGACACCCCTGGCGATCGCCGATCTCGCGGCGCCCGACGGCGCGGCCCTGCTGGCGCTGAACAACGCCCATGCCATCGAATTGTCGTGGCTCGAGCCTGAACGATTGGCGCATCTGGTCGGGCAGGCGTTCCTGGCGCGGCGTGTCGGCGCGGCCGACGCCCTGCTGCTGACTTTCGACCAGGACGCCGATTACGACAGCCCCAACTTCCTGTGGTTTCGCGCGCGCTATCCGAGGTTCGTCTATGTCGACCGCGTCGTCGTCGCCGACAGCGCACGGGGCCGGGGGCTGGCGAAGGCGCTGTACGACGACCTCTTCGCGGCGGCCAGGAGCGCCGGGCACGAGCGGATCGTCTGCGAGGTCAATTCCGACCCGCCCAATCCCGCGTCGGACGCCTTCCACGCCGCGCTTGGCTTCGTTCCGGTGGGGACGGCCGAGATCCAAGGCGGCAAGAAGACCGTGACCTATCTGGAGCGGCGGCTGTAG